Proteins encoded by one window of Cannabis sativa cultivar Pink pepper isolate KNU-18-1 chromosome 4, ASM2916894v1, whole genome shotgun sequence:
- the LOC115713122 gene encoding uncharacterized protein LOC115713122, with amino-acid sequence MLKNSNPSVEGDRKWNTMWGAKIHNRLKMLWWKILANCLPTKEKLSSTIPIHDTICAFCSTSVENSFHLFWECNYVRAIWFGCCWSLRADVTSVSNWDSWLAWEQNGRLDDKKSTPIAITINFINNRIQELSPPYNSSDSLQLEWKPPPEGWMACNSDVAIGNNQSTGAAVFRDHTGTILRIHSFRLNHCDPLPGKVSAVCEGAAVAVDLGYRNIVFQCDSLNAIAALKSSSSDIHKLHFNIQDKVHKFCTIAGKFNLWEITWTPRTCNGVAHYVAQWANRNNKFGFIDLANFNDFPQLANADDHGLA; translated from the exons ATGCTAAAGAATAGCAATCCAAGTGTGGAAGGGGATAGGAAGTGGAATACCATGTGGGGGGCAAAGATCCACAATCGGTTGAAAATGCTTTGGTGGAAAATCCTTGCTAATTGCCTCCCCACAAAAGAAAAACTTAGCTCTACTATACCTATTCATGATACAATATGTGCCTTCTGCTCAACCTCCGTTGAAAACAGCTTTCATCTATTTTGGGAGTGCAACTATGTAAGAGCAATCTGGTTTGGATGTTGTTGGAGCCTAAGAGCCGATGTCACTTCTGTATCAAATTGGGATAGTTGGCTTGCTTG GGAACAAAATGGGCGGCTAGATGACAAAAAATCCACCCCAATTGCAATCACAATCAACTTCATCAACAACAGAATTCAAGAACTCTCTCCTCCTTATAACTCATCTGACTCTCTTCAATTGGAATGGAAGCCTCCTCCTGAAGGCTGGATGGCTTGCAATTCCGATGTTGCTATAGGAAATAATCAATCAACGGGGGCGGCTGTGTTCCGAGACCACACTGGAACCATCCTGAGAATCCATTCCTTTCGGCTGAACCATTGTGACCCATTGCCTGGAAAGGTGTCTGCTGTGTGCGAAGGTGCAGCAGTAGCAGTTGATCTTGGATACAGAAATATTGTATTCCAGTGTGATTCTTTAAACGCTATTGCAGCTTTGAAAAGCAGTTCATCCGACATACATAAGTTGCATTTTAATATCCAAGACAAGGTTCACAAGTTTTGTACAATTGCAGGTAAGTTCAATCTTTGGGAGATCACGTGGACTCCAAGAACCTGCAATGGTGTGGCCCATTATGTGGCTCAATGGGCAAATCGCAACAACAAGTTTGGGTTTATCGATTTGGCCAATTTTAATGATTTCCCGCAGCTGGCTAATGCGGATGATCATGGTTTAGCTTAG
- the LOC115712011 gene encoding D-cysteine desulfhydrase 2, mitochondrial: MKLQRFPTLAAISSSKRSLYSISGQLPHTRQPQPQGIPKVKLSREEFVAALLDRRWTLPKPDTKIQQIILSSKKVTHPFLEMIEKESQEPSFYVVRDDLLHPLVNGNKSRKLDALFPLVEDHLVTDVVTCGGCQSAHAAAVAVSCAERGIKSHLLLRGEQPEIQTGYNLISSLYGNVTYIPRSVYADRTKMLKSHADYVAGSSGHVLWFDDILEASLTQNNLSSESAQKKACKDDNTRRVVIVSEGAGDVVALLGSIRLVQYLSQDHLFGKEKALKLVVDAGTGTTAVGLGIGTICLGLPWEITAVMLADTIEGYRQQEKHLISNFKRHFDLDSIGIGLDDILENGIVDWVERHNPRKFGNVLKGEIEACQDIAQTTGVLLDPMYTLSAWEMATKLSQKETKRDTKVVMLHTGGTLGMFGLAQRYRSYFSNLKS, translated from the exons ATGAAACTTCAACGCTTTCCCACTTTGGCTGCCATTTCATCCTCTAAACGCTCGCTTTATTCCATTTCCGGCCAACTACCTCACACACGGCAGCCACAGCCGCAG GGAATTCCCAAAGTTAAATTAAGTCGTGAAGAGTTTGTGGCAGCATTGCTTGATAGAAGATGGACATTGCCAAAACCTGATACCAAAATCCagcaaataatattatcttcaAAGAAAGTAACACACCCTTTTCTTGAAATGATTGAGAAGGAAAGCCAAGAACCATCTTTCTATGTTGTGAGGGATGATTTGTTGCATCCATTAGTAAATGGCAATAAATCAAGAAAATTGGATGCATTGTTTCCTCTTGTGGAAGATCATTTGGTGACAGATGTG GTTACATGTGGAGGGTGTCAAAGTGCACACGCAGCAGCAGTAG CTGTTTCTTGTGCAGAGAGAGGAATAAAGTCACATTTGCTTTTACGCGGGGAGCAGCCTGAAATTCAGACGGGCTATAACTTGATATCGTCATTATATGGAAATGTAACTTACATTCCAAGATCTGTATATGCTGACAGAACAAAGATGTTAAAGAGCCATGCTGATTATGTGGCAGGAAGTAGTGGCCATGTTCTTTGGTTTGATGATATTTTGGAGGCTTCTCTAACTCAAAACAATTTAAGTTCAGAATCTGCACAAAaaaaagcttgcaaagatgacAATACAAGAAGGGTTGTTATTGTTAGTGAAGGTGCTGGGGATGTTGTAGCTTTACTAG GTTCAATTCGTCTAGTGCAGTATTTATCTCAAGATCACTTATTTGGAAAAGAAAAGGCATTGAAACTTGTTGTAGATGCTGGAACTGGGACAACAGCTGTTGGTTTAGGAATTGGAACAATTTGCTTAGG GCTCCCATGGGAGATCACTGCTGTAATGCTAGCTGATACAATTGAGGGTTACCGACAACAAGAGAAACACTTGATTTCCAATTTCAAGAGGCATTTTGATTTGGATTCCATaggaattggattggatgatatTCTAGAGAATGGTATTGTGGATTGGGTAGAACGTCACAATCCGCGAAA ATTTGGAAATGTATTGAAAGGGGAGATAGAGGCCTGCCAAGACATAGCACAGACAACTGGTGTCTTACTTGATCCCATGTATACTCTTTCTGCTTGGGAAATGGCAACAAAACTCAGTCAAAAGGAAACTAAAAGGGACACCAAAGTGGTAATGCTTCACACTGGAGGCACTTTGGGCATGTTTGGATTAGCACAGAGGTATAGATCATACTTTTCTAATCTCAAATCATAA
- the LOC115712753 gene encoding uncharacterized protein LOC115712753, giving the protein MASQATGFSAESIVASGRGSEKLSLPLLQSKMKCDPEGYESELATVYSQFKSFLEMFKQQAAFKFTSISGVGNDPTVAKDLGDWAMFLAHVTPFYRKKLAEFPNQLAELLRSSARTLPSGLRCHLVQALILLINRKILDTGENLALFMELQTLGDRNLKKLAFSHVVQCIRRMNQKHKNEAKNRGLQNIIFPMLQQEDEAKAKRAFITLCELHRRKVWFDDRTANAICTACFHSSSRIMIASLSVLLDYEKIEDGDDSDASSDEDEKTPQAVHAVISRQSVYKAHHAGTSSSKRKKQAKLQRAMRSMKKQQRISSDKTAPNYYSPLSHLKDPQGFAEKLFSRLQTCNERFEVRMMMLKVIARTVGLHRLILLNFYPYLQKYVQPHQRDITDLLAAGVQACHDMVPPDAVEPLFKQVVNQFVHDRSRPEAIAVGLNVIREICLRIPLLMSEELLQDLALYKKSHEKAVSIAARSLIGLFREICPSLLVKKDRGRTTDSKAKPKAYGEVNVLSNVSGVELLDDDDEDNSDGEDGLASIGSDDDSDEEMAASGDDDEDNKESTYGTDSEDGSDCLSDSDGDVSIDDDDEEDEDEEMEQVDDDDQHGGNRQESKGKKRKLEQDDNDDDYSAEHGGSGHKDSKGKKRKLTDFDRQLVAADTSLRTLKRLAVATTANTSPELEDGILSNEDFKRIKQLKAKKDAKDTLAKYGLLRKGADAKTQQINIPDSEQLTIKRVDPANLEAHVRKKLSKEERLAMVKMGREDRGKYQSRTAVKQKKTGGLSNRQKEHKKAMPLAAKRDRIVKTRAVKRIKEQRAGKQFRGKKAWK; this is encoded by the exons ATGGCTTCTCAAGCTACTGGGTTCTCGGCGGAATCCATAGTGGCGTCGGGTAGAGGCTCGGAGAAGCTGAGCTTACCATTGCTACAATCAAAGATGAAGTGTGACCCAGAAGGGTATGAATCGGAACTGGCGACTGTGTACAGCCAGTTCAAGTCGTTCTTGGAGATGTTTAAGCAGCAAGCAGCTTTCAAGTTCACATCCATCAGTGGCGTTGGTAATGACCCAACTGTGGCTAAGGATCTGGGCGATTGGGCCATGTTCTTAGCTCACGTTACACCTTTTTACCGTAAAAAACTCGCAGAATTCCCAAATCAGCTTGCTGAGTTGCTCCGTTCCTCTGCGCGAACCCTCCCTTCAGGCCTTCGGTGCCACCTTGTTCAGGCTCTCATTCTTCTGATCAATAGGAAG ATACTTGATACTGGAGAAAATCTTGCTTTGTTCATGGAGCTACAGACTCTAGGAGATAggaatttaaaaaaattggcATTCTCTCATGTAGTTCAATGCATTAGGCGAATGAATCAGAAACACAAGAATGAAGCTAAAAATCGAGGgcttcaaaatattatatttccCATGCTACAg CAAGAGGATGAAGCCAAAGCGAAAAGAGCCTTTATCACACTATGTGAGCTTCACAGGAGGAAGGTGTGGTTTGATGATAGAACAGCCAATGCCATTTGTACTGCATGTTTCCATTCCTCGTCTAG GATCATGATTGCCTCTTTATCTGTTCTATTGGATTATGAAAAGATTGAAGACGGGGATGATAGTGATGCCTCAAGTGATGAAGATGAGAAGACTCCTCAAGCAGTACATGCTGTTATTAGTAGACAGAGTGTTTACAAG GCACACCATGCGGGTACCTCTTCTAGCAAGAGGAAAAAGCAAGCCAAATTGCAACGTGCGATGCGCAGCATGAAAAAGCAACAACGCATTTCATCAGATAAGACCGCTCCAAATTATTATTCACCACTTAGCCATTTGAAAGATCCACAG GGATTTGCTGAGAAGCTGTTTTCCCGCCTTCAGACATGCAATGAACGATTTGAG GTTAGGATGATGATGTTGAAAGTTATTGCTCGGACAGTTGGGCTTCATCGCCTAATCTTATTGAACTTTTATCCGTATCTACAGAAATATGTTCAG CCTCATCAACGTGATATTACAGATTTGCTTGCTGCTGGAGTTCAGGCCTGCCATGATATG GTGCCTCCTGATGCCGTTGAGCCATTGTTCAAGCAAGTAGTAAATCAATTTGTACATGATCGTTCGCGTCCTGAG GCCATTGCTGTTGGACTCAATGTAATAAGGGAAATATGTCTTCGAATCCCTTTG TTAATGTCTGAAGAGTTGCTGCAAGATCTTGCATTGTACAAGAAATCTCATGAGAAGGCAGTTTCTATAGCAGCACGATCGCTTATTGGTCTATTTAGAGAG ATTTGCCCTTCACTTCTGGTTAAGAAGGACCGTGGGCGAACTACTGACTCAAAGGCAAAGCCAAAAGCATATGGAGAAGTCAATGTGCTCAGTAATGTTTCTGGTGTTGAATTAttggatgatgatgatgaagataaTAGTGATGGGGAGGATGGTCTTGCATCCATTGGCTCTGATGATGACAGTGACGAGGAGATGGCTGCAtctggtgatgatgatgaagacaaCAAGGAATCTACTTATGGCACTGACAGTGAAGATGGTAGCGATTGTCTAAGTGACAGTGATGGTGATGTTAgcattgatgatgatgatgaggaggACGAAGACGAAGAAATGGAACaagttgatgatgatgatcaacACGGTGGAAATAGACAGGAGTCTAAAGGAAAAAAGAGAAAACTGGAACAagatgataatgatgatgattatAGTGCCGAACATGGTGGAAGTGGGCATAAAGATTCTAAAGGAAAAAAGAGAAAACTGACTGATTTTGATAGACAACTAGTTGCTGCTGATACAAGTCTTCGGACATTGAAGAGATTGGCAGTAGCAACAACAGCAAATACATCACCTGAACTAGAGGATGGTATTCTTTCTAATGAGGACTTCAAAAGAATCAAGCAATTAAAG GCGAAGAAGGATGCAAAAGATACTTTGGCTAAGTATGGTTTGTTAAGAAAAGGCGCAGATGCTAAAACACAACAAATCAATATTCCCGATTCCGAGCAACTAACTATTAAGCGAGTGGATCCAGCCAACCTTGAA GCTCACGTCCGGAAAAAGCTAAGCAAAGAAGAGAGATTGGCAATGGTTAAGATGGGAAGAGAAGATAGAGGAAAGTACCAGTCCCGCACTGCAGTTAAACAAAAGAAG ACCGGAGGTTTGAGCAATCGGCAGAAAGAACATAAGAAGGCTATGCCTCTTGCTGCAAAGAGAGATAGGATTGTAAAAACCAGAGCTGTGAAAAGGATAAAAGAGCAGCGTGCTGGAAAACAGTTCAGAGGAAAGAAAGCATGGAAATAG
- the LOC115712754 gene encoding oxysterol-binding protein-related protein 1D, whose protein sequence is MNPLCCIAPVSIDRERANPVVGKSPAHCNQLGIDGSIRSVSYGTKPSLSAQVSSVGTESDKTSATLNNEVEETVSEARDSKVFGSGGDGGSVAGILYKWVNYGKGWRSRWFALEDGVLSYYKVHGPDKILMSPAREKGLRVIGEDSLRYMRKANWGSSNRLGASARPCKPFGVVHLKVSSIRASKSDDKRLSIFTGTKTLHLRCVTREDRAIWIEALVASKDLFPRVLSSCDFGASEDVVVSTEKLRSRLVQEGIGEAVIKDCESIMLSETSELKNQLKTLQHKHVLLLDTLRQLETEKIELETTVVDETKERESYCGQGNRRFSDFYSVMSEGSASDSDVDNESQDGADVETDEDDGTYFDTNDFLSADALRSASYRSREGTGNGCIFERDSFFSDRLHGFESEIRMIEYPHVKRRDNLPEPKEKERPIGLWSIIKDNIGKDLSGVCLPVYFNEPLSSLQKCFEDLEYSYLVDRALEWGKQGNDLMRILNVAAFAVSSYASTEGRQCKPFNPLLGETYEADYPDKGLRFFSEKVSHHPMVVACHCEGQGWKFWADSNLKGKFWGRSIQLDPVGVLTLQFDDGEKFQWSKVTTSIYNIILGKIYCDHYGTMRIKGSGTYSCKLKFKEQSIIDRNPHQVHGFVQDNKTGEKVAMLVGKWDEAMYYVLGDPTTKPKGYDPMTEAVLLWERDKYVTKTRYNLSPFAISLNELTPGLLDQLPPTDSRLRPDQRHLENGEYELANAEKLRLEQLQRQARKLQERGWQPRWFQRDEDGCYRYKGGYWETREQRNWNGIPDVFGQSTDMPSCSVEEQEE, encoded by the exons ATGAACCCACTTTGCTGCATTGCTCCGGTTTCGATCGACCGTGAGCGGGCCAACCCTGTCGTAGGGAAATCTCCGGCTCATTGTAACCAGTTAGGGATCGATGGTTCGATCAGAAGTGTTAGCTATGGTACGAAACCGAGTTTATCGGCTCAGGTATCGTCGGTCGGTACGGAATCGGATAAAACGTCGGCGACGTTGAACAATGAGGTGGAGGAAACGGTCAGCGAGGCTAGGGATTCGAAGGTGTTTGGTAGTGGTGGTGATGGTGGTAGTGTGGCTGGGATTTTGTATAAATGGGTGAATTATGGGAAAGGTTGGAGGTCGAGGTGGTTTGCTCTTGAAGATGGAGTGCTTTCTTACTATAAAGTTCATGGACCAGATAAGATTTTGATGAGCCCGGCGAGGGAGAAGGGTCTTAGAGTGATCGGAGAGGATTCGTTGAGGTATATGAGGAAAGCTAATTGGGGTAGCAGTAATAGACTTGGTGCGTCGGCTAGGCCTTGCAAACCATTTGGGGTAGTTCATTTGAAG GTTTCTTCAATACGTGCAAGCAAATCTGATGATAAAAGGCTTTCAATATTTACTGGAACAAAGACTCTTCATTTGCGTTGTGTAACTAGAGAGGATAGAGCTATATGGATCGAAGCACTAGTTGCTTCTAAAGATCTTTTCCCTCGAGTATTGTCGAGTTGTGATTTTGGGGCTTCAGAAGATGTTGTTGTTTCGACAGAGAAGCTAAGATCAAGACTAGTGCAGGAGGGGATTGGTGAGGCTGTCATCAAGGACTGTGAATCAATTATGCTTTCAGAAACCTCAGAGCTGAAAAATCAGTTGAAGACTCTTCAGCATAAACATGTTCTGTTGTTGGACACATTGAGACAGTTGGAG ACAGAGAAAATTGAGCTGGAAACTACTGTCGTGGATGAAACAAAGGAACGAGAGTCATATTGTGGACAGGGGAATAGGAGATTTAGTG ATTTCTATTCTGTCATGTCCGAGGGTAGTGCATCCGATTCTGATGTAGATAATGAAAGTCAAGATGGAGCAGATGTTGAAACAGATGAGGATGATGGAACATATTTTGATACAAATGACTTTTTGTCTGCCGATGCTTTGAGAAGTGCTTCTTATCGGAGTAGGGAAGGTACTGGAAACGGTTGTATATTCGAAAGGGATTCTTTCTTTTCTGATCGATTGCATGGATTTGAGAGTGAAATCAGGATGATTGAATATCCACATGTTAAAAGAAGGGATAACTTGCCAGAACCAAAGGAGAAAGAGAGGCCAATTGGACTTTGGTCAATTATCAAGGACAATATTGGAAAGGATTTATCTGGAGTTTGTCTTCCTGTTTATTTTAATGAACCTCTCTCGTCATTACAGAAGTGTTTTGAAGACCTGGAGTATTCATACTTGGTTGACCGGGCATTAGAATGGGGAAAACAG GGAAATGACTTGATGAGAATTCTAAACGTCGCAGCTTTCGCTGTATCCAGCTATGCATCAACAGAAGGTCGGCAGTGCAAACCCTTTAATCCTCTCCTTGGAGAAACATACGAGGCTGACTATCCAGATAAAGGACTTCGGTTCTTCTCTGAAAAA GTGAGTCACCACCCTATGGTTGTTGCTTGTCACTGTGAAGGACAAGGCTGGAAATTCTGGGCAGATTCCAATCTCAAAGGCAAGTTTTGGGGCCGTTCTATTCAACTTGATCCTGTTGGTGTCCTTACACTGCAGTTCGATGACGGTGAGAAATTTCAGTGGAGCAAGGTTActacgtctatttacaatatcATACTCGGAAAAATTTATTGTGATCACTATGGCACCATGCGCATCAAGGGCAGTGGCACTTACTCCTGCAAGCTAAAATTCAAAGAGCAGTCTATCATAGATCGTAACCCACATCAG GTACATGGGTTTGTGCAAGACAACAAGACAGGAGAAAAAGTAGCAATGTTAGTGGGCAAGTGGGACGAAGCAATGTACTATGTGCTGGGAGATCCTACCACAAAGCCAAAAGGGTATGATCCAATGACTGAAGCAGTGTTACTGTGGGAAAGAGATAAGTATGTGACCAAGACTAGATATAATCTCTCACCTTTTGCAATATCTTTGAATGAACTCACGCCTGGCTTATTGGATCAATTGCCTCCAACCGACTCGAGGCTTAGACCGGATCAAAGACATCTTGAGAATGGGGAATATGAATTGGCTAATGCAGAAAAGTTAAGGCTCGAACAGCTACAAAGACAG GCTAGAAAATTGCAGGAGAGAGGATGGCAGCCAAGATGGTTTCAGAGGGACGAGGATGGTTGTTATCGTTACAAGGGCGGGTACTGGGAAACTAGGGAGCAAAGGAATTGGAATGGAATTCCTGATGTATTTGGGCAGAGTACTGATATGCCTTCATGTTCAGtagaagagcaagaagagtaa